The following proteins are co-located in the Amphiprion ocellaris isolate individual 3 ecotype Okinawa chromosome 7, ASM2253959v1, whole genome shotgun sequence genome:
- the LOC111586486 gene encoding protein YIPF6 codes for MAAAEDSRPFAGLSDVSISEDIPVEGDISVPVGSSRRDDELSTLDEPVKETILRDLRAVGNKFVHVLYPKRSSALLRDWDLWGPLLLCVTLALLLQGGAADSDDQGGPQFAEVFVIIWFGSIIITLNSKLLGGTISFFQSLCVLGYCIMPLTVAMAVCRLVLLGGTGMVSFAVRLAVVTASFGWSTFASTAFLTDSQPPNRKALVVYPVFLFYFVIGWMVLTFSPSQ; via the exons AGAGGACATCCCGGTGGAGGGGGACATCTCGGTGCCCGTCGGCTCCTCCAGGAGAGACGACGAGCTGTCCACGCTGGACGAGCCGGTGAAGGAGACCATCCTGCGGGACCTGCGGGCCGTGGGCAACAAGTTCGTCCACGTCCTGTACCCGAAGCGGAGCTCCGCGCTGCTGCGGGACTGGGACCTGTGGGGCCCCCTGCTGCTCTGCGTCACCCtggctctgctgctgcagggagGAGCCGCCGACAGCGACGACCAGGGAGGACCGCAGTTCGCTGAG GTCTTCGTCATCATCTGGTTCGgctccatcatcatcaccctGAACTCCAAGCTGCTGGGCGGCACCATCTCCTTCTTCCAGAGCCTGTGTGTTCTGGGTTACTGCATCATGCCTCTGACGGTGGCCATGGCCGTCTGCCGGCTTGTCCTGCTCGGCGGTACTGGGATGGTCAGCTTCGCCGTGAGGCTGGCGGTGGTCACGGCGTCCTTCGGCTGGTCCACCTTCGCCTCCACAGCCTTCCTCACCGACAGCCAGCCGCCCAACCGCAAGGCGCTGGTGGTGTACCCGGTGTTCCTGTTCTACTTTGTGATCGGCTGGATGGTCCTGACGTTCTCGCCGTCGCAGTAG
- the LOC129349352 gene encoding uncharacterized protein LOC129349352 isoform X1 yields MDGPPPLPPELWVCVFSYLSTEEKHTVRTCCRHLKKLVDHPSLWRGHTVVLSDLRRYTYGFWDTLLRRKLTRVAVRHLRRKEWRRLVKFLPTLTAVVFVDGGRLYKEKYLDHLARFPEIRDVGVRNATWDEPILGQSVTAQLRERLTHLSVCNVRLPCTVQFINAVSHLGNLRYLLFHQQGEGYGLDTVRPVPRGVFHNLLLHLNKLQHLSWGMRGEPSEPLPDDYLSPSDPQQPVGPDWYGGPALTSLELVDYPETILPENALRSLTSLRSLTVRYRYIREGITCRLRSWLSPLKQLEMLTIIGGNSLATYTTTIPSSVTRLTLRVAITLKDMDSIAPKVPGLEHLDIEQNRSSGSLCRRIPMLFPELRTLRIRFFRREPEKDLLSLHRLRHLVQLELLVERSFILRDYLNGHPWPSPCVRELIDELRQLSENRITVITAMRQRNPLKECDCVWEGD; encoded by the exons ATGGACGGACCGCCGCCGCTGCCCCCGGAGCTCTGGGTGTGCGTGTTCAGCTACCTGAGCACGGAGGAGAAGCACACCGTGCGCACCTGCTGCCGACACCTGAAGAAGCTGGTGGACCACCCGTCGCTGTGGCGGGGCCACACTGTCGTCCTGTCCGACCTCCGCCGCTACACCTACGGCTTCTGGGACACGCTGCTCCGCCGGAAGCTGACCCGGGTGGCGGTGCGGCACCTGCGGCGGAAGGAGTGGCGGCGCCTCGTCAAGTTCCTGCCGACGCTCACCGCCGTGGTGTTCGTGGACGGAGGAAGGCTGTACAAGGAGAAGTACCTGGACCACCTGGCCCGCTTCCCGGAGATCCGGGACGTGGGGGTGAGGAACGCCACCTGGGACGAGCCTATCCTCGGCCAGAGCGTCACCGCTCAGCTGCGGGAGCGGCTGACTCACCTGAGCGTGTGCAACGTCCGGCTGCCGTGCACGGTGCAGTTCATCAACGCGGTGTCTCACCTGGGCAACCTGCGGTACCTGCTGTTCCACCAGCAGGGGGAGGGCTACGGCCTGGACACGGTGCGACCGGTGCCCCGCGGAGTCTTCCACAACCTGCTGCTGCACCTGAACAAGCTGCAACACCTGTCCTGGGGCATGAGGGGGGAGCCATCAGAGCCGCTGCCCGACGACTACCTCAGCCCTTCGGACCCGCAGCAGCCAG TAGGACCGGACTGGTACGGCGGCCCGGCCCTGACCAGTCTGGAGCTGGTGGATTACCCAGAAACCATCCTGCCAGAGAATGCTCTGAGGAGTCTGACGTCGCTGCGCTCGCTGACGGTCCGGTACAGGTACATCAGAGAAGGCATCACCTGTCGCCTTCGGTCGTGGCTGAGTCCTCTGAAGCAGCTGGAGATGCTCACCATCATCG GTGGAAACTCTCTGGCGACCTACACCACCACCATCCCATCCAGCGTGACCAGGCTGACGCTGCGAGTCGCCATAACGCTCAAGGACATGGACTCCATCGCACCCAAAGTCCCAGGACTGGAGCACCTGGACATTGAACAGAACCGGTCCAGCGGCAGCCTCTGCAGACGGATCCCCATGCTGTTCCCAGAACTCAGGACTCTACGGATACG ATTTTTCCGCCGGGAACCAGAGAAGGACCTGCTGAGCCTCCACCGACTGCGACACCTGGTGcagctggagctgctggtggaGCGATCTTTCATCCTCAGAGACTACCTCAACGGTCACCCGTGGCCCAGTCCCTGCGTCCGGGAGCTGATTGACGAGCTTCGACAGCTTTCCGAGAACAGGATCACCGTCATCACCGCCATGCGACAGAGAAACCCTCTGAAAGAATGCGACTGTGTCTGGGAAGGAGACTGA
- the LOC129349352 gene encoding uncharacterized protein LOC129349352 isoform X2 has product MDGPPPLPPELWVCVFSYLSTEEKHTVRTCCRHLKKLVDHPSLWRGHTVVLSDLRRYTYGFWDTLLRRKLTRVAVRHLRRKEWRRLVKFLPTLTAVVFVDGGRLYKEKYLDHLARFPEIRDVGVRNATWDEPILGQSVTAQLRERLTHLSVCNVRLPCTVQFINAVSHLGNLRYLLFHQQGEGYGLDTVRPVPRGVFHNLLLHLNKLQHLSWGMRGEPSEPLPDDYLSPSDPQQPGPDWYGGPALTSLELVDYPETILPENALRSLTSLRSLTVRYRYIREGITCRLRSWLSPLKQLEMLTIIGGNSLATYTTTIPSSVTRLTLRVAITLKDMDSIAPKVPGLEHLDIEQNRSSGSLCRRIPMLFPELRTLRIRFFRREPEKDLLSLHRLRHLVQLELLVERSFILRDYLNGHPWPSPCVRELIDELRQLSENRITVITAMRQRNPLKECDCVWEGD; this is encoded by the exons ATGGACGGACCGCCGCCGCTGCCCCCGGAGCTCTGGGTGTGCGTGTTCAGCTACCTGAGCACGGAGGAGAAGCACACCGTGCGCACCTGCTGCCGACACCTGAAGAAGCTGGTGGACCACCCGTCGCTGTGGCGGGGCCACACTGTCGTCCTGTCCGACCTCCGCCGCTACACCTACGGCTTCTGGGACACGCTGCTCCGCCGGAAGCTGACCCGGGTGGCGGTGCGGCACCTGCGGCGGAAGGAGTGGCGGCGCCTCGTCAAGTTCCTGCCGACGCTCACCGCCGTGGTGTTCGTGGACGGAGGAAGGCTGTACAAGGAGAAGTACCTGGACCACCTGGCCCGCTTCCCGGAGATCCGGGACGTGGGGGTGAGGAACGCCACCTGGGACGAGCCTATCCTCGGCCAGAGCGTCACCGCTCAGCTGCGGGAGCGGCTGACTCACCTGAGCGTGTGCAACGTCCGGCTGCCGTGCACGGTGCAGTTCATCAACGCGGTGTCTCACCTGGGCAACCTGCGGTACCTGCTGTTCCACCAGCAGGGGGAGGGCTACGGCCTGGACACGGTGCGACCGGTGCCCCGCGGAGTCTTCCACAACCTGCTGCTGCACCTGAACAAGCTGCAACACCTGTCCTGGGGCATGAGGGGGGAGCCATCAGAGCCGCTGCCCGACGACTACCTCAGCCCTTCGGACCCGCAGCAGCCAG GACCGGACTGGTACGGCGGCCCGGCCCTGACCAGTCTGGAGCTGGTGGATTACCCAGAAACCATCCTGCCAGAGAATGCTCTGAGGAGTCTGACGTCGCTGCGCTCGCTGACGGTCCGGTACAGGTACATCAGAGAAGGCATCACCTGTCGCCTTCGGTCGTGGCTGAGTCCTCTGAAGCAGCTGGAGATGCTCACCATCATCG GTGGAAACTCTCTGGCGACCTACACCACCACCATCCCATCCAGCGTGACCAGGCTGACGCTGCGAGTCGCCATAACGCTCAAGGACATGGACTCCATCGCACCCAAAGTCCCAGGACTGGAGCACCTGGACATTGAACAGAACCGGTCCAGCGGCAGCCTCTGCAGACGGATCCCCATGCTGTTCCCAGAACTCAGGACTCTACGGATACG ATTTTTCCGCCGGGAACCAGAGAAGGACCTGCTGAGCCTCCACCGACTGCGACACCTGGTGcagctggagctgctggtggaGCGATCTTTCATCCTCAGAGACTACCTCAACGGTCACCCGTGGCCCAGTCCCTGCGTCCGGGAGCTGATTGACGAGCTTCGACAGCTTTCCGAGAACAGGATCACCGTCATCACCGCCATGCGACAGAGAAACCCTCTGAAAGAATGCGACTGTGTCTGGGAAGGAGACTGA
- the LOC129349352 gene encoding uncharacterized protein LOC129349352 isoform X3, whose product MDGPPPLPPELWVCVFSYLSTEEKHTVRTCCRHLKKLVDHPSLWRGHTVVLSDLRRYTYGFWDTLLRRKLTRVAVRHLRRKEWRRLVKFLPTLTAVVFVDGGRLYKEKYLDHLARFPEIRDVGVRNATWDEPILGQSVTAQLRERLTHLSVCNVRLPCTVQFINAVSHLGNLRYLLFHQQGEGYGLDTVRPVPRGVFHNLLLHLNKLQHLSWGMRGEPSEPLPDDYLSPSDPQQPVGPDWYGGPALTSLELVDYPETILPENALRSLTSLRSLTVRYRYIREGITCRLRSWLSPLKQLEMLTIIGGNSLATYTTTIPSSVTRLTLRVAITLKDMDSIAPKVPGLEHLDIEQNRSSGSLCRRIPMLFPELRTLRIR is encoded by the exons ATGGACGGACCGCCGCCGCTGCCCCCGGAGCTCTGGGTGTGCGTGTTCAGCTACCTGAGCACGGAGGAGAAGCACACCGTGCGCACCTGCTGCCGACACCTGAAGAAGCTGGTGGACCACCCGTCGCTGTGGCGGGGCCACACTGTCGTCCTGTCCGACCTCCGCCGCTACACCTACGGCTTCTGGGACACGCTGCTCCGCCGGAAGCTGACCCGGGTGGCGGTGCGGCACCTGCGGCGGAAGGAGTGGCGGCGCCTCGTCAAGTTCCTGCCGACGCTCACCGCCGTGGTGTTCGTGGACGGAGGAAGGCTGTACAAGGAGAAGTACCTGGACCACCTGGCCCGCTTCCCGGAGATCCGGGACGTGGGGGTGAGGAACGCCACCTGGGACGAGCCTATCCTCGGCCAGAGCGTCACCGCTCAGCTGCGGGAGCGGCTGACTCACCTGAGCGTGTGCAACGTCCGGCTGCCGTGCACGGTGCAGTTCATCAACGCGGTGTCTCACCTGGGCAACCTGCGGTACCTGCTGTTCCACCAGCAGGGGGAGGGCTACGGCCTGGACACGGTGCGACCGGTGCCCCGCGGAGTCTTCCACAACCTGCTGCTGCACCTGAACAAGCTGCAACACCTGTCCTGGGGCATGAGGGGGGAGCCATCAGAGCCGCTGCCCGACGACTACCTCAGCCCTTCGGACCCGCAGCAGCCAG TAGGACCGGACTGGTACGGCGGCCCGGCCCTGACCAGTCTGGAGCTGGTGGATTACCCAGAAACCATCCTGCCAGAGAATGCTCTGAGGAGTCTGACGTCGCTGCGCTCGCTGACGGTCCGGTACAGGTACATCAGAGAAGGCATCACCTGTCGCCTTCGGTCGTGGCTGAGTCCTCTGAAGCAGCTGGAGATGCTCACCATCATCG GTGGAAACTCTCTGGCGACCTACACCACCACCATCCCATCCAGCGTGACCAGGCTGACGCTGCGAGTCGCCATAACGCTCAAGGACATGGACTCCATCGCACCCAAAGTCCCAGGACTGGAGCACCTGGACATTGAACAGAACCGGTCCAGCGGCAGCCTCTGCAGACGGATCCCCATGCTGTTCCCAGAACTCAGGACTCTACGGATACGGTAA